In Sorghum bicolor cultivar BTx623 chromosome 8, Sorghum_bicolor_NCBIv3, whole genome shotgun sequence, one genomic interval encodes:
- the LOC8064074 gene encoding calcium-dependent protein kinase 27, with amino-acid sequence MGNVCVGSRFSKNGGFFGNFSLWPSRSRSSGSTPSNPTTTSRSVPVVQVQPSESDAKPEPAQITEPPAPIVISEQAPLPQPEPKPKPSEPDPSPPPPAPASQQPAQPQQQQQQAPPRQQSRKKAAHIKRISSAGLQVESVLRRKTDNLKDKYSLGRKLGQGQFGTTYLCVDKATGLEYACKSIAKRKLVTDEDVEDVRREIQIMHHLAGHPNIIGIRGAFEDAVAVHVVMELCAGGELFDRIVRRGHYTERQAGELARVIVAVVESCHSLGVMHRDLKPENFLFVGNDEESPLKTIDFGLSMFFRPGEEFTDVVGSPYYVAPEVLKKRYGQEADVWSAGVIIYILLCGVPPFWAETEQGIFEQVLHGSLDFESDPWPSVSENAKDLLRKVLVRDPKKRLTAHQVLCHPWLQTIASAPDKPLDSAVLSRLKQFSAMNKLKKMALRVIAENLSEEEIAGLKEMFKMMDTDNSGQINFEELKAGLQRVGANMKEPEIYQLMQAADIDNSGTIDYGEFIAATLHLNKVEREDHLFAAFQYFDKDGSGYITADELQQACDEFGIEDVRLEDMIGEVDQDNDGRIDYNEFVEMMQKSTTGFGKKGHQYNLSIGFRDALKANS; translated from the exons ATGGGCAACGTCTGCGTCGGGTCCCGATTCTCCAAGAACGGCGGCTTCTTCGGCAACTTCTCCCTGTGGCCCTCCCGCTCCCGCAGCTCCGGCAGCACCCCCTCCAaccccaccaccacctcccGCTCCGTCCCCGTCGTCCAGGTCCAGCCCAGCGAATCCGACGCCAAGCCGGAGCCAGCACAGATCACAGAGCCCCCGGCTCCCATTGTCATCTCCGAGCAGGCACCGCTTCCTCAGCCGGAGCCGAAGCCGAAGCCAAGCGAACCCGACCCGtcaccaccgccgccggcgccggcgtcgcAACAGCCCGcgcaaccgcagcagcagcagcagcaggcgccgccgcggcAGCAGTCCCGGAAGAAAGCTGCGCACATCAAGCGCATCTCCAGCGCGGGGCTCCAGGTGGAGTCGGTGCTCCGGCGCAAGACCGACAACCTCAAGGACAAGTACAGCCTGGGGCGGAAGCTCGGGCAGGGGCAGTTCGGCACCACGTACCTGTGCGTGGACAAGGCGACGGGGCTGGAGTACGCGTGCAAGTCCATCGCCAAGCGGAAGCTGGTCAccgacgaggacgtggaggacgtcCGGCGCGAGATCCAGATCATGCACCACCTCGCGGGCCACCCAAACATCATCGGCATCCGCGGCGCGTTCGAGGACGCCGTCGCCGTGCACGTGGTCATGGAGCTCTGCGCCGGCGGGGAGCTGTTCGACCGCATCGTGCGGAGGGGCCACTACACGGAGCGGCAGGCCGGCGAGCTGGCCCGCGTCATCGTCGCCGTCGTGGAGTCGTGCCACTCGCTCGGCGTCATGCACCGGGACCTCAAGCCGGAGAACTTCCTCTTCGTCGGCAACGACGAGGAATCGCCGCTCAAGACCATCGACTTCGGCCTCTCCATGTTCTTCCGGCCAG GCGAGGAGTTCACGGACGTCGTCGGGAGCCCCTACTACGTGGCGCCGGAGGTGCTGAAGAAGCGGTACGGGCAGGAGGCCGACGTGTGGAGCGCCGGCGTGATCATCTACATCCTGCTCTGCGGCGTGCCGCCGTTCTGGGCGGAGACGGAGCAGGGCATCTTCGAGCAGGTGCTGCACGGCTCGCTGGACTTCGAGTCCGACCCCTGGCCCAGCGTGTCGGAGAACGCCAAGGACCTGCTTCGGAAGGTGCTCGTCAGGGACCCCAAGAAGCGCCTCACCGCGCACCAAGTCCTCT GCCACCCATGGCTGCAGACGATCGCCTCTGCGCCTGATAAGCCGCTGGACTCGGCGGTGCTGTCCCGGCTGAAGCAGTTCTCCGCGATGAACAAGCTGAAGAAGATGGCGCTGAGG GTGATTGCGGAGAACCTGTCGGAGGAGGAGATCGCGGGGCTCAAGGAgatgttcaagatgatggacacCGACAACAGCGGGCAGATCAATTTCGAGGAGCTCAAGGCCGGACTTCAGAGGGTCGGCGCTAACATGAAGGAGCCCGAGATATATCAGCTTATGCAGGCT GCTGATATCGACAACAGTGGCACCATAGATTATGGAGAGTTCATAGCTGCAACACTGCATCTCAACAAAGTTGAAAGGGAAGACCATCTATTTGCTGCCTTCCAATACTTTGACAAAGATGGCAGTGGATACATCACAGCTGATGAGCTGCAGCAAGCCTGTGACGAGTTTGGCATAGAAGATGTCCGACTCGAAGACATGATTGGCGAAGTGGATCAAGACAAT GATGGGCGCATAGATTACAATGAGTTTGTCGAAATGATGCAAAAGTCAACAACCGGATTTGGCAAGAAAGGTCATCAGTACAACCTTAGCATT